The stretch of DNA GTATCGCCACCCGCGTATTCAACCAGCGCGATGAACTGGTGGTGGATGGCGAAGCCGAGATCCTCGCGCCACGCAAGCAGCAGACCGTGACCCTGACCGAACTGCCGGCCATCAGCATCGGTTGAACGAATGCCTATGAAAAAGCCCCGCATCTGCGGGGCTTTTTTATTCAGGCGGGGCTCAAGACTGAGCGCGAGCCTGGTTACGCAGGGCTTTCACCTGGTCGTGGTTGCGTTGCGCGCCGTGGAACTGACGCTCTACCAGATCACGAATGCCCAGCAGGTTGTGCTTGTTGATCTTCTCGATCGCTTCTTTGTAAGCCTTCAGTGCGTGGTCTTCACCGCGCTCGGCTTCGTTCAGCACGGCTTCTTCGTCTTTACCGGTCACCATCGACTTCACGTCGACCCAACCACGGTGCAAGGCACCGGCGACGCTACCGGAATCTTCCGGATCGCCACCCAGTGCTCTTACTGCGGTCTGCAGTTCGGCAGCGGCGGTACCGCAATCAACGGAACGTTTGGCAAACAGGGCTTTGAGTTCTGGGTGCTTGATGTCTTCTGCGCAGGTCTTGAAGCCTTCCTGGCCGTCTTTGCTGGTCTCGATCAGGTCGTTGAGTACGGAGATCGATTCTTTGTTGATATCAGTCATTTTTCAATTCCTTCGCGGGTTAAGAAACGTGTATTAGTAATTGCAGCGCCCGTGCCAGCTTTTGAAAAACAATTTATTACTTAAATTTCAATAAGTTAGCCAATACACAAAAATCTGTATCCGCTTTATTTGCATGATCTGTCATTTGGCCTCCATGCAGAATGCCTGTATTTTCCAAGGCATCGACTCAAACACCTGAAGCCGCAATGAACCCTGAAAAACTTGAACTGCTGATCACCCGCGAAATGCCCTTCGGCAAGTACAAGGGCCGGATCATTGCCGACCTGCCCGGCCCCTACCTGAACTGGTTCGCCCGTGAAGGTTTCCCCCACGGCGAACTTGGCGGGTTGCTGGCCCTGATGCAGGAAATCGACCACAACGGTTTATCCGAACTGCTGGAACCCCTACGCGCCAAGCACGGCAAGCCCGCCCCTCGTCATTAATAGAGCACGCACATGGACAGTACCCGCGACGAACAACACTGGCACGCCATCGCCCAGCGCTACGACCTGGAGCCCGGCCCGATCAACCTCGAAAACGGTTACTTCGGGCGCATGAGCCGCGCGGTACTTGAGCAGTATCAGGACAACGTCGCCTTCATCAACCGCAGCAACTCGATCCATGTGCGCCAGCGTTTCGAGCAGGGCGAAAACGTCGAGATCCGTAACCAGTTGGCGCAGCTGATGGACGCCGATCCTGAAGCCATCGCCCTCACCCGCTGCGCCTCGGATGCGTTGCAGTCGCTGATCCGCAACTACAACCGCTTGCAGCCCGGCGACCAGGTGCTGATCAGCGACCTGGAGTACGACACCGTCAAGGGCGCCATGCGCTGGCTGGCGCAGAATCGGGGCGTAGAAGTGATCGAAATTGCCCACGAACACCCGGCCAGTTTCGACAGCCTGGTGCAGACGTATCGCGATGCGTTCCTGCGCTATCCCCGCCTGAAACTGCTGGCACTGACCTACGTGACCCACCGCACCGGGCTGGTGATGCCGGTGGAGGCGATTGCCGGCGCTGCCAGGGAACATGGAATTGATGTGATCCTCGATGGCGCCCATGCGCTGGGGCAGATCGAGTTCAACCTGGCACAGTTGGGTATCGCGTTTGCCGGTTTCAACCTGCACAAGTGGATCGGTGCGCCGTTGACCCTGGGCTTTATTTATATCGACCCGCAACGGTTGGCGGACATTGATCCGGACATGGGTGAGTTTCACTATCCGGTGACCGATGTACGTGCCCGCACGCCGTACAGCACGCCGAATTTCCCGGCGTTGATGACCTTGCCGCTGGTGTTCGAAGAGCATCGTTTGCTGGGTGGATCCAGAGCCAAGGGCGCCCGCCTTAATTACCTGCGGGATTTGTGGGTGAGTGAGGTGCGGCAGTTGCCGGGAATTGAAGTGCTGACGCCCGACGATCCACGGCTGTATTGCGCGATCACGTCGTTCAAGTTCACTGACAAGCAGGATCAGCAGGTGATGGCGGAGCGACTGCTCAAGGAATACAACCTCTTCACCACAACCCGCAGCGGGGCGTCGTTCGGCAGTTGTATTCGGGTGACACCAGGCTTTTTGACGTCAGCGGCAGACATTCATGCGCTGATCAAAGCCATCACCGAACTGAGCGCGATATCACTGTAGGAGCGAGCTTGCTCGCGAAGGTCGTTAACGATGACACGGGAAACCTGACACCCAGCGGTGCTCTCGGTTTTTTCGCGAGCAAGCTCGCTCCTACAGTGGGAGTGGGCCATTTTCCGCAGGCAAAAAAAAGCGGCACACCGACCAAGTGCACCGCAAAAATGCCGTAGAACACAGCAACAACGATTCGGTAAATCCAATCAGTCCAGCAGGGCCAGCGCCTCGGCGGTGGTTTCCTGGATGCGTGCCCAGTCGCCGTTCTTGACCCACTCCGGATCAAGCATCCAGCTACCGCCCACGCACATCACATTTTTCAACGCCATGTAGCTCTTGATGTTGGCCGGCCCAACACCGCCAGTCGGGCAGAATTTCACTTCGCCAAACGGGCCGCCCAGGGCCTTGATCGCCGCCACGCCACCGCTGACTTCAGCCGGGAACAGCTTGAAACGGCGATAACCCAGGCCATAACCTTCCATGATCCCGGAGGCATTGCTGATGCCCGGCAACAGCGGAATCGAGCTGTGTACCGAGGCTTCCAGCAGGTCACGGGTAATCCCGGGAGTGACGATAAATTGCGAACCGGCCACTTCGGCCGCTTCCAGCATATGACGATCCAGCACGGTACCGGCACCGGTGCACAGCTCCGGACGCTGCTCACGCAGTACCTGGATGGCCTTGAGGCCGAACTGCGAACGCAGGGTCACTTCCAGTGCGGTCAAACCACCGGCTGCCAGGGCATCGGCCAGCGGCAGGATGTCCTGTTCACGGGCAATGGTGATCACCGGCAGGATCCGCGCCTTGGCGCAGAGGCTGTCGATCAAGGCAACTTTGTCCGCCATGGAAACGGTAGGTTGAGGGCTGTTCATCGCGGCTGATCCTTGGCTCATGGGCACCAGTAAATCTCTAGAGTAGGTTGCAAAAACGCGCGTATCGGCATGGCAGCAACGTCGTCACTGGCCAGCGCGGCGCTCAAGGTGGTCAATTTCGAGCTGCCGGAAATCGACAGCACGGTGTAGTGGGCGGTGGCCAGCAGCGCGCGACTCATGGTCAGGCGCTGGTGCGGCACGCTCGGCGCCAGCATCGGCCAGCAACGACGGCTGCCGTCCGGCTTCAACGCTTCAGCCAGGTTCGGGCTGTTGGGGAACAGCGACGCGGTGTGGCCGTCGTCGCCCATGCCCAGTACCAGCACATCAATCGTCGGCAACTCGGCCAGCAGGCGATCAGCCTGCTCGGCAGCGTCGTCAAGGGTGGCGGCGACGCTGTACAGGCTCAGGAACTTGGCCTTGGCCGCCGGGCCTTGCAGCAAATACTTCTTCAACAGGCCGGCATTGCTGTCGGCATGTTCCACCGGCACCCAGCGCTCGTCGGCCAGGGTGATGGTCACCTTGGACCAGTCCAGGCCTTGCTTGGCGAGGTTCTGGAAGAACGCCACCGGGCTGCGGCCGCCGGACACCACCAGGGTCGCTTCGCCACGGGCACTGATGGCCGCGCGCAGTTGTTCGGCCACGTCATTGGCCAAGCCATCCGCCAGCAGCACCGGATTGCGGTACTCATGGGCAGTCACGCCCTGAGGCAGTTTCAAATCAGATATCGCCATACCAAGACCTCCCGTCCCGCGTGATCAGTGCAATCGAGCTCATTGGCCCCCAGGACCCCGCCGCGTACGGCTTGGGCGCATCACCGGATTTTTTCCACCCGGCGATCAACTGGTCACACCACTTCCACGCAGCTTCGATTTCATCTTTGCGCACAAACAGGTTCTGGTTGCCACGCATTACTTCCAGCAACAGCCGCTCGTAGGCATCGGGAATCCGTGCGCTGCGATAGGTGTCGGAAAAATTCAGTTGCAGCGGGCCGCTGCGCAGTTGCATGCCCTTGTCCAGGCCCTGCTCCTTGGTCATCACGCGCAAGGAAATCCCTTCGTCCGGTTGCAGGCGGATGATCAGTTTGTTGCTGATCTGCAAGCGCTGCTCCGGGGCGAAGATGTAGTGGGACGGTTCCTTGAAGTGGATGACGATCTGCGACAGTTTTTGCGGCATGCGCTTGCCGGTACGCAGGTAGAACGGCACCCCGGCCCAACGCCAGTTACGGATATCGGCACGCAGGGCGACGAAGGTCTCGGTGTCGCTCTGGGTGTTGGAGTTCTCTTCTTCCAGGTAACCCGGTACCGGCTTGCCGGCGCTGTAGCCGGCGATGTATTGGCCACGCACCACCTGGGTGGTCAGGCCGTCCGGGCTGATGGGCGCCAGGGCCTTGAGCACCTTGACCTTCTCGTCCCGAATACTGTCGGCAGACAGGTCGGCGGGCGGGTCCATGGCGATCAGGCACAGCAGCTGCAGCAGGTGATTCTGGATCATGTCCCGCAGCTGCCCGGCCTTGTCGAAATAGCCCCAGCGACCTTCGATGCCTACTTGCTCGGCCACGGTGATTTCCACGTGGGAGATGTAGTTCTGGTTCCACTGGGTTTCAAACAGGCTGTTGGCAAAACGCAGGGCGATCAGGTTCTGGACGGTCTCTTTGCCCAGGTAGTGGTCGATGCGGTAGGTGCGGTTTTCCGGGAAGAACTGCGCCACGGCGTCATTGACCTTGCGCGAGGAATCCAGGTCCGAGCCGATGGGTTTTTCCAGGACCACGCGGGTATTTTCCGCCAGGCCGACCTTGGACAGGTACTCGCAGATCGCGCCATACACCGCCGCCGGGGTGGCGAAGTAGGCAATCAGGCGTTGTTCGGTGCCGGCCTGTTCTGCCAGGGCGACGTAGTCGTCTGCCTTCAGGAAGTCGACATGCAGGTACGTCAGGCGGGCCAGGAAACGCTGGGCGACGGTTTCGTCCAGTTCCTTGCCAACGTAACCACGCAATTCTTTTTCGATGTGGGCCAGGTGCTGTTGCTCGGAACCGGCCTCACGGGCCAGGGCCAGGATGCGCGTGTCTTCGTGCAGCAGGCCCGCACCATCGAGTTGATAGAGGGCAGGAAATAACTTGCGCAGCGCCAGATCACCCAAGGCGCCAAACAGGGCAAAGGTGCAGGGTTCTACGGTTATCGAAGGCATGATGTTTGTTCTTTTATCAAGTTAAGCTACAAATACCTTTTTTTAAGGCATCACTCAAGGAAAAATGTAGTAATAACCACAACATTTTCCCGAAAAACGTATTCCGAGTGGTGGTGTTCAACTACCCTCAGTAGGATAGGCCACCGCAAAGGGCCGCTCGTCGATTGGTTGACGACCCTTATTTGCATCGTCGCCCTAAGGAAACATGAATGGACCGCGTGCGAAATCTACTGGAACAGATCCAGAAACGCCTCGAAGAACTGAACAAGGCTGAACGTAAAGTCGCCGAGGTCATCCTGCTCAACCCGCAGCAGGCGACCCGCTTCTCTATCGCCGCCCTCGCCCAGGCCGCTTCGGTCAGCGAACCTACAGTGAACCGCTTCTGCCGCTCGTTCGGCGTGAGTGGTTACCCTGAACTTAAATTGCAGCTGGCGCAAAGCCTGGCCAGTGGCGCGGCGTATGTCAGCCGCGCGGTGGAGGCCGATGATAACCCGGAGGCCTACACCCAGAAGATCTTCGGCAGTGCCATCGCGTCCCTCGACAGCGCCTGCCAGGCCCTGGACCCGAACCTGATCAGCAAGGCCGTCGACCTGCTGATCCAGGCTCGGCAGATCCACTTCTTCGGCCTGGGTGCTTCGGCGCCGGTGGCCATGGACGCGCTGCACAAGTTTTTCCGTTTCAACCTGTCGGTCACGGCCCACGCCGATGTGCTGATGCAGCGGATGATCGCCTCGGTGGCCCACACCGGGGAGTTGTTCGTGATCATTTCCTACACCGGGCGTACCCGTGAACTGGTGGAAGTAGCACGTATTGCGCGGGAAAACGGCGCCTCGGTGCTGGGCGTGACCGCCGAAAATTCGCCGCTGGCCAAGGCCAGTACGGTGAGCCTGAACATTCCGTTGCCGGAGGACACCGACATCTACATGCCGATGACCTCGCGGATCATTCAGTTGACGGTGCTGGATGTACTGGCGACGGGCATGACCTTGCGTCGCGGAGTGGATTTCCAGCCGCACTTGCGCAAGATCAAAGAGAGCTTGAACGACAGCCGGTATCCGGTTGGGGATGAATTCAACTAGGCCCGAATCTACTGTGAATGTGCCGGCCTCTTCGCGAGCAAGCCCGCTCCCACCTTCGACTGCATTCCAAAAGTGGAACTCGGTCTAATGTGGGAGCGGGCTTGCTCGCGAAAGCGGCATCAGCAACACCGGAACATCCGGATCAAGCCCCCGCCCTGGCCTGCAAACTCAAATGCGCCCTCTCCCCCGGCGCCAGGCTCGCAGCAGCCATCGCCGACTCCACACACACAAACCCCGCAGCCTCGTTGAAGCTCACCCCCAGCAACGGTCGACTCCCCGGGTGCCACACCACCGTGTCGGCACTCTCGCCGGTGTCGATGCACAATTCGCGCTGCCAGGCATGGTCCTTGAGGTGCAGTTCGCCGTCGTGCTGGAACACCCGCTGACACCCACCATCGACACGCAACTCACCTTCCTGCTGGCACGCCTGACGATTCAGCTGGTCGTAGCCCTGCGCGCCATCGAGCCCAGACAGCGCTATCTCACCAACGTTGCCAATCCGCCAATAAGCGTGCAAAGCATGGCTCAATTGGCACGGCAGCTCGTCCTGGTGCTCGGTGGCCAGGCGCAGCTCCAGGGTTTCCCCCAGGTGTGCATGCAGGTCCACCTGCCAGTCGCATAGCTGCAATTGCCAGTGCAAACGCACGCCGTCGTCGTCGGTGCTGCTGTCCAGCAACTTCCAGTCGATCAGCCGTGCCCAGCCATGGGACGGCCAGGCGTTTTCGCTGGGATGGCGGCCATACCACGGCCAACACACCGGCACGCCGCCACGGATGGCGCCGACCTGCGGCCACTTGGCCGCGCACCACAGCCAGGGCTTCTGGCCCGTGGGCTGAAAGTGCAGCAATTGCGCGCCCTGACGACTGAACACCGCTTGGCAGAGCGGGTGATCAATCACCAGCACATCGCGCATCTGGAAGCGTTCCCAGGCGAATACCGGCCGCTCGCGCAGGGATTTGAAAAAGCGTTGCAGCGGATGCTCATGCATGTGCCACGGTCCTGAATATCTTTGCAGGCGCTGGCTTGCCTGCGATGGCATCGCCTCGGTGTGGCAGATACACCGCGGGGCTCGCATCGCAGGCAAGCCAGCTCCCACACAAAAAAAAGCGGATAGCCATGGCTACCCGCAAAATGCGCACAGAGAGAAGGAGCTTATCGCAACAACGTTAGAACGTAGACTGAATTTTCAGGCCCGCTACCACCGCGTTGTCGACTTGCTTAACACCACCTGGGTTGGCGATGTATTGCAGGTTAGGACGCACGGTCAGCCAGTTGGTGACGTGGAAGCCGTAGTTGAGTTCGACGTTGTACTCCGTGTTACGCAGCGGTGCGTAACCCGATTGGTCGTAATCCGTGAACCCGCCGGCCGCGTTGAGCAACTCAGCATTTTTCTTCACGTCACTGTTGGCATGGATACGGGATACACCGATACCCACGTCATCTTTTGTACGTGCGTCGAATGGACCTTTATACACAAGCATCAGCGACTGGTAGTTGTCGACCAGGTTGGTGTCTTTGTCGTGGAAGGTGACGTTGGCCGCAATGTTCAAGCCGCGGGAAGCATCGCCATTGTGGGTGGTGAGTTGCTGTTGCAGAACGCCCCAGTAACCGCTTTTGCTGCTGCGAACGCGGAAGGCTGCGCCCGTGGTTCCAGCATCGTTACCGTTGACGTCTTCACGTACGTCGGTAGCGTCGGCGGTGCTCTTGTAGTAACCCACACGGTATTCGCCCGGCAGGCCATTGACCTTCGGCGACCAGACCAATTCAACCGGCAATACGGTGCCTTTGGTGCCGCTGCCGCTGAGCTTGAAGCCGTTGCCGTGCTCTAGTTGCGACGGGTTCTGGTTGTACGCACCGATTTGCGCATACAGCTCAGGCGTGATGTTGTACTTCACGCGGATAGCCGCCTGGCTGACGGGCCAGTTGTACCAGGTGTTTACATAGTTACCGACCTGCGAGCCACAGAACGACAGGTTCTGGAAGTCGCACGGGAAGGTGTTGAAGTCTTCGCCTTCACCGAAGTAACCGAGTTTCACGTCCAGCTTGTTGTCGAACATCTGGTGCTGAATCCAGAACTGGGTCAGACGCACCATGTGGCCTCGGCCGTCGACTTCTTGAGACGAACTCAAGGTGCCGGCACGCGGGTCGCCAATACGGTCGTTGGAAATGTTTGCGCCATTACGATTGGTCAACTGGATCTTGGCCTGGGTGTTGTCCCAGCCCCACAGCTTTTGCAGGTCCAGTGCCACGCCCAGACCGAACTGGTCAGCGTAACGGGCAGTCTTGTCGTTG from Pseudomonas sp. NC02 encodes:
- a CDS encoding bifunctional 4-hydroxy-2-oxoglutarate aldolase/2-dehydro-3-deoxy-phosphogluconate aldolase; amino-acid sequence: MNSPQPTVSMADKVALIDSLCAKARILPVITIAREQDILPLADALAAGGLTALEVTLRSQFGLKAIQVLREQRPELCTGAGTVLDRHMLEAAEVAGSQFIVTPGITRDLLEASVHSSIPLLPGISNASGIMEGYGLGYRRFKLFPAEVSGGVAAIKALGGPFGEVKFCPTGGVGPANIKSYMALKNVMCVGGSWMLDPEWVKNGDWARIQETTAEALALLD
- a CDS encoding PA2169 family four-helix-bundle protein → MTDINKESISVLNDLIETSKDGQEGFKTCAEDIKHPELKALFAKRSVDCGTAAAELQTAVRALGGDPEDSGSVAGALHRGWVDVKSMVTGKDEEAVLNEAERGEDHALKAYKEAIEKINKHNLLGIRDLVERQFHGAQRNHDQVKALRNQARAQS
- a CDS encoding aminotransferase class V-fold PLP-dependent enzyme: MDSTRDEQHWHAIAQRYDLEPGPINLENGYFGRMSRAVLEQYQDNVAFINRSNSIHVRQRFEQGENVEIRNQLAQLMDADPEAIALTRCASDALQSLIRNYNRLQPGDQVLISDLEYDTVKGAMRWLAQNRGVEVIEIAHEHPASFDSLVQTYRDAFLRYPRLKLLALTYVTHRTGLVMPVEAIAGAAREHGIDVILDGAHALGQIEFNLAQLGIAFAGFNLHKWIGAPLTLGFIYIDPQRLADIDPDMGEFHYPVTDVRARTPYSTPNFPALMTLPLVFEEHRLLGGSRAKGARLNYLRDLWVSEVRQLPGIEVLTPDDPRLYCAITSFKFTDKQDQQVMAERLLKEYNLFTTTRSGASFGSCIRVTPGFLTSAADIHALIKAITELSAISL
- a CDS encoding DUF3820 family protein; this translates as MNPEKLELLITREMPFGKYKGRIIADLPGPYLNWFAREGFPHGELGGLLALMQEIDHNGLSELLEPLRAKHGKPAPRH
- a CDS encoding MurR/RpiR family transcriptional regulator, which gives rise to MRNLLEQIQKRLEELNKAERKVAEVILLNPQQATRFSIAALAQAASVSEPTVNRFCRSFGVSGYPELKLQLAQSLASGAAYVSRAVEADDNPEAYTQKIFGSAIASLDSACQALDPNLISKAVDLLIQARQIHFFGLGASAPVAMDALHKFFRFNLSVTAHADVLMQRMIASVAHTGELFVIISYTGRTRELVEVARIARENGASVLGVTAENSPLAKASTVSLNIPLPEDTDIYMPMTSRIIQLTVLDVLATGMTLRRGVDFQPHLRKIKESLNDSRYPVGDEFN
- the zwf gene encoding glucose-6-phosphate dehydrogenase — encoded protein: MPSITVEPCTFALFGALGDLALRKLFPALYQLDGAGLLHEDTRILALAREAGSEQQHLAHIEKELRGYVGKELDETVAQRFLARLTYLHVDFLKADDYVALAEQAGTEQRLIAYFATPAAVYGAICEYLSKVGLAENTRVVLEKPIGSDLDSSRKVNDAVAQFFPENRTYRIDHYLGKETVQNLIALRFANSLFETQWNQNYISHVEITVAEQVGIEGRWGYFDKAGQLRDMIQNHLLQLLCLIAMDPPADLSADSIRDEKVKVLKALAPISPDGLTTQVVRGQYIAGYSAGKPVPGYLEEENSNTQSDTETFVALRADIRNWRWAGVPFYLRTGKRMPQKLSQIVIHFKEPSHYIFAPEQRLQISNKLIIRLQPDEGISLRVMTKEQGLDKGMQLRSGPLQLNFSDTYRSARIPDAYERLLLEVMRGNQNLFVRKDEIEAAWKWCDQLIAGWKKSGDAPKPYAAGSWGPMSSIALITRDGRSWYGDI
- a CDS encoding carbohydrate porin, encoding MKKHHNNTRLICQLSAAAALVLSANAMADDAFSADSKWMTGDWGGERTKLIEQGIDIKADYVGEVGGNLSGGYNNDKTARYADQFGLGVALDLQKLWGWDNTQAKIQLTNRNGANISNDRIGDPRAGTLSSSQEVDGRGHMVRLTQFWIQHQMFDNKLDVKLGYFGEGEDFNTFPCDFQNLSFCGSQVGNYVNTWYNWPVSQAAIRVKYNITPELYAQIGAYNQNPSQLEHGNGFKLSGSGTKGTVLPVELVWSPKVNGLPGEYRVGYYKSTADATDVREDVNGNDAGTTGAAFRVRSSKSGYWGVLQQQLTTHNGDASRGLNIAANVTFHDKDTNLVDNYQSLMLVYKGPFDARTKDDVGIGVSRIHANSDVKKNAELLNAAGGFTDYDQSGYAPLRNTEYNVELNYGFHVTNWLTVRPNLQYIANPGGVKQVDNAVVAGLKIQSTF
- the pgl gene encoding 6-phosphogluconolactonase, producing the protein MAISDLKLPQGVTAHEYRNPVLLADGLANDVAEQLRAAISARGEATLVVSGGRSPVAFFQNLAKQGLDWSKVTITLADERWVPVEHADSNAGLLKKYLLQGPAAKAKFLSLYSVAATLDDAAEQADRLLAELPTIDVLVLGMGDDGHTASLFPNSPNLAEALKPDGSRRCWPMLAPSVPHQRLTMSRALLATAHYTVLSISGSSKLTTLSAALASDDVAAMPIRAFLQPTLEIYWCP
- a CDS encoding D-hexose-6-phosphate mutarotase; amino-acid sequence: MHEHPLQRFFKSLRERPVFAWERFQMRDVLVIDHPLCQAVFSRQGAQLLHFQPTGQKPWLWCAAKWPQVGAIRGGVPVCWPWYGRHPSENAWPSHGWARLIDWKLLDSSTDDDGVRLHWQLQLCDWQVDLHAHLGETLELRLATEHQDELPCQLSHALHAYWRIGNVGEIALSGLDGAQGYDQLNRQACQQEGELRVDGGCQRVFQHDGELHLKDHAWQRELCIDTGESADTVVWHPGSRPLLGVSFNEAAGFVCVESAMAAASLAPGERAHLSLQARAGA